The sequence below is a genomic window from Agrobacterium tumefaciens.
GAGGAAATAGACCAGGCTCGAATCCTTGACGTTGCCGATGAACTGGTTGACGAGGGCCGGCAGAACGCGGCGCACGCCTTGCGGCACGACGATAAGGCGCATGCCCTGGCCATAGCTCATCGACAATGCCCGGCAGGCCTCCATCTGCCCACGGTCGACGCTCTGGATACCAGAGCGGAAAATCTCGCCGATATAGGCACCGGCAATCAGGCTGAGTGCCAGAATGCCGAGCGGATAAGGCGATGGACCGAAGAGCTCGCGGCCAATGCGGGCAAAACCCTGGCCAATGAGGAGAATTGTGACGATGGCCGGCAGGCCGCGGAAAATATCGGTATAAAGACGAGCGGGAATGCGCAGCCAGGGCGAGCGGGAAATGCCCATGATCGCGAGCATCATGCCGATGGCCACGCCAAGCACAGTCGAGGTCGCAGCCAGGATCAGCGTATTCTTGAGACCAACGGTGATCATGGTCGGCAGCACTTCGGCCATGGCATTCCAGTCGAGGAAGCTACGGCGCAGGTTTTCAAGCCAGTTCATCAGGATATCCCTTGAAAGAAAGGCCGGTCCGACCGGTAAAGGCCGGACCGGAAGGTGGCATCACTGCTTGGGAAGATATGCCTGCGGCATCGGCGTGCCGGGGAACCATTTTTCGTGCAGCTTTTTCCAGGTGCCGTCCTGCATGGCCTCTTTCAGGCCCTTGTTAAGCGCCTCGCGCAATGCATCGTTACCCTTGCGGATGACGAAGCCGGCGGGCGCGTCGAAGCTCGGAATGTTGACTGCGACTTTTAGCGCCGGATAACGGGCGGAATAGTCCTTTGCAGCCTCGAAATCGAGGAAATGTGCATCGACCGTCCCATTGTTGAGTGCGGAAACGGCAGAATTGTTGTCCGGGAACTTCACGAGATCGGTGCCGACAAAATTCTTCTCGGCATAGATCTCCTGAAGTGTACCCTGCACCACACCGAGACGCTTGCCTTTGAGACCCGCTGCATCGGTGATGCCTGGCTCCGAAGTGAGGACGCTCAAGAAACCTCCAAGATAACCATCAGAGAAATCAATGGTCTCCTTGCGCTTGGCAGTCGTGCCGATCGCAGCGGCCGCAACATCGAAGCGGCCGTTGGCGACAGAGGGCATCAGGGCCGAGAATTCCTGGCCGGTGAACACCACCTGTTCCTTCTTGAACCCAAGACGTTCGGCTACGTTGAGGAACAACTCTATGTCGAAACCGGTAAAGTTGCCGTCGGCGGTGGTGAAGGCATAAGGCTTGGCATCGCCCATCGTGCCGACACTGATGGTGGCGGGATCGATGAGGCCAAGCGGATTGTC
It includes:
- a CDS encoding ABC transporter substrate-binding protein translates to MQFTQALTSAFAKIRSTTAAITLSVLAGAATPALADNPLGLIDPATISVGTMGDAKPYAFTTADGNFTGFDIELFLNVAERLGFKKEQVVFTGQEFSALMPSVANGRFDVAAAAIGTTAKRKETIDFSDGYLGGFLSVLTSEPGITDAAGLKGKRLGVVQGTLQEIYAEKNFVGTDLVKFPDNNSAVSALNNGTVDAHFLDFEAAKDYSARYPALKVAVNIPSFDAPAGFVIRKGNDALREALNKGLKEAMQDGTWKKLHEKWFPGTPMPQAYLPKQ